A stretch of the Corythoichthys intestinalis isolate RoL2023-P3 chromosome 22, ASM3026506v1, whole genome shotgun sequence genome encodes the following:
- the LOC130910878 gene encoding mucin-2-like, producing the protein MNSLVGFYVVAFLASAQAQGSTTKMVSSTIALTTTTTTPPPRPHSSTSSPNVSPTNTATTTMTTTVKTSMTTNKPTTERTSTVTTNPTTVKTSMATTKPTTVKTSMSTTKHTTVKTTMATTNPTTVKTSMATTMHTTAKTSMPTTKPTTDRTSTVTTKPTTVKTSMATTKLTTHETSMVTNKSTTAETSMPTTKHTTVKTSMATTNPTTVKTSMATTNPTTVKTSIATTNPTTVKTSMATTMHTTANTSMATTKPTTVKTSTTHKSTITPTPPTTPVKMTTPNRGGGASTSLLLLLASVFLNVIFS; encoded by the exons ATGAATTCACTTGTTGGTTTTTATGTTGTGGCGTTCCTGGCATCGGCACag GCTCAAGGAAGCACCACAAAAATGGTCTCCTCCACCATTGCTTTGACCACAACGACAACCACCCCACCGCCACGTCCCCACTCTTCAACCTCTAGTCCAAATGTTTCTCCTACAAACACAGCGACAACCACCATGACAACAACAGTCAAAACCTCCATGACAACGAACAAGCCAACAACAGAAAGGACGTCCACAGTGACTACAAATCCTACTACAGTAAAAACTTCCATGGCAACAACTAAACCGACAACAGTCAAAACTTCCATGTCGACAACCAAACATACGACAGTCAAGACCACCATGGCAACAACCAATCCTACTACAGTCAAAACCTCCATGGCAACAACCATGCATACGACAGCAAAGACTTCCATGCCAACCACCAAACCAACAACAGACAGGACCTCCACGGTGACAACCAAGCCTACTACAGTCAAAACTTCCATGGCGACAACCAAACTGACAACACATGAGACTTCCATGGTTACGAACAAATCAACAACGGCTGAGACCTCCATGCCGACAACCAAACATACGACCGTCAAAACCTCCATGGCGACAACCAATCCTACCACAGTCAAGACCTCCATGGCGACAACCAATCCTACCACAGTCAAGACCTCCATTGCAACAACCAATCCTACTACAGTCAAAACCTCCATGGCAACAACGATGCACACGACAGCAAATACTTCTATGGCAACCACCAAACCGACAACAGTCAAAACCTCCACGACCCACAAATCCACTATAACACCGACACCTCCAACtacacctgtcaaaatgacgacaCCCAACAGAGGAGGCGGAGCCTCAACATCGCTGCTGTTGCTGTTGGCGTCAGTTTTTCTTAACGTAATCTTCTCATGA
- the anxa14 gene encoding annexin A2 — protein MDPQYFKSHTMCWGTLGTVRPFSNFHPQKDVIQIHQALEKKDVATLVSVLTNRNNVQRRIIAEAFQGATEQDLVDLMKKCMSGDLEALMLELMMPPMQHNAHRLRQAMAGLGTDEETLLEILCTRSSKELRDISAVYTEMYERDLEKDLKAETSGDFAKLVVALVKKDVIKGFVQRDIESLAASLNEKKADAAPWIDILTSRDSNHLKKVLKGLELESGQILIPVLEKRFSGDIRLGLSVLVACIQNPDAYLAKRLSRMKAPVVHGVMVSHSEEDLLCIRVAFLKLTGTSLYTTLQKHFNGDHLEALLAICRSED, from the exons ATGGACCCTCAGTATTTTAAATCCCAT ACAATGTGTTGGGGTACCCTTGGAACAGTGCGACCTTTCTCCAATTTCCACCCACAAAAAGATGTAATACAGATCCACCAAGCGCTGGAAAAGAAAG ATGTGGCTACTCTTGTGAGTGTCCTAACAAATCGCAACAATGTTCAAAGACGGATTATTGCTGAGGCATTTCAAGGTGCAACAGAACAG GATTTGGTAGATCTCATGAAAAAATGTATGTCAGGAGATCTGGAGGCTCTCATGCTGGAATTGATGATGCCACCAATGCAGCACAATGCTCATCGCCTGCGGCAAGCCATGGCG GGTTTAGGTACAGATGAGGAAACGCTGTTGGAGATTTTGTGTACAAGATCCAGCAAGGAGCTTCGGGATATTAGCGCCGTGTATACAGAAA TGTATGAAAGGGATCTGGAGAAGGACCTGAAAGCAGAAACCAGTGGAGATTTCGCGAAGCTTGTCGTTGCTCTCGTCAAA AAAGATGTCATCAAAGGCTTTGTTCAAAGAGACATTGAG TCGCTGGCTGCATCACTCAACGAGAAAAAAGCTGACGCGGCTCCTTGGATTGATATTCTCACGTCTAGAGATTCAAACCATCTTAAAAAAG TGTTGAAGGGACTGGAGCTGGAGAGTGGCCAAATATTGATTCCGGTTCTGGAGAAAAGATTCTCTGGGGATATTCGTCTGGGTTTGAGTGTCTTag TGGCGTGCATCCAAAACCCCGATGCGTACCTTGCCAAAAGATTAAGCAGAATGAAG GCCCCAGTAGTACATGGCGTCATGGTGTCGCACAGTGAGGAGGATTTACTTTGTATCAGAGTGGCCTTCCTTAAACTCACCGGCACTTCTCTCTACACAACACTACAG AAACATTTCAACGGAGACCATTTAGAAGCTCTTCTGGCCATTTGTCGATCTGAAGATTAA